In Archocentrus centrarchus isolate MPI-CPG fArcCen1 chromosome 16, fArcCen1, whole genome shotgun sequence, a single window of DNA contains:
- the fez2a gene encoding fasciculation and elongation protein zeta-2 isoform X5, translating into MAAPIAHFDDDWPNLGDLSMVSEEGLLPQKGRAVVSAAAGHEAAPQSLLFGGDDDDDLHDSSFSPGENVGFRSMEDLVNDFDEKLSTCFQNFDAKTESIAPVAVIAEDTLLEKDEIWNTLTANYGHVMPVDWKQSCTRSLHIPTINLEEKPRKADVAAELSDDEELRDQLDMHSIIVSCLAEEPLFTAEQVIEEIEEMMQDSPEMEAEHNPSQSDLSMLSLDVQQHNSCPDYEERMRALSVAELNERLEETEMNIRRFSEELVQQLALRDELDFEKEVKNSFISSVIQNSFRQTFGSGCSERQYLTTVIPYEKKGHPPPIEDLQILTKILQAMRDDSDKVPSLLTDYILKGELFGALYFKGNNIVVRFRTILR; encoded by the exons ATGGCTGCACCTATAGCACATTTCGACGATGACTGGCCGAACCTGGGTGATCTGAGCATGGTTTCAGAGGAAGGGTTGCTGCCGCAGAAAGGCCGCGCcgtcgtctccgccgccgccgggCACGAAGCAGCGCCGCAGTCGCTCCTGTTTggcggtgatgatgatgatgatctgcACGACAGCAGCTTCTCCCCGGGGGAAAACGTGGGATTCCGGTCCATGGAGGATCTGGTGAATGATTTTGATGAGAAGTTATCCACGTGCTTCCAAAATTTTGACGCCAAGACGGAGAGCATCGCTCCCGTGGCTGTGATCGCCGAGGACACGCTGCTGGAGAAAGACGA AATCTGGAACACTTTAACCGCTAACTATGGACATGTGATGCCGGTGGACTGGAAACAGTCTTGCACACGCTCCCTTCACATTCCCACAATCAACCTGGAGGAGAAACCC AGAAAGGCAGATGTCGCGGCGGAGCTGTCGGACGACGAGGAGCTCAGGGATCAGCTGGACATGCACTCCATCATTGTTTCCTGCCTCGCAGAGGAGCCCCTTTTCACAGCAGAGCAG GTTATTGAGGAGATAGAGGAAATGATGCAGGACTCTCCTGAAATGGAGGCAGAGCACAATCCGTCACAGTCGGACCTGTCGATGCTCTCTCTGGACGTCCAGCAGCACAACAGCTGCCCCGACTACGAGGAGA GGATGAGGGCCCTGAGTGTTGCGGAGCTGAACGAGCGTCTCGAGGAGACCGAAATGAACATCAGGAGGTTTTCAGAGGAGCTGGTTCAGCAGCTGGCTCTCAGGGATGAGCTGGACTTTGAGAAAGAGGTGAAGAACAGTTTC ATCTCCTCTGTTATCCAAAACAGCTTCCGGCAAACTTTTGGGAGCGGGTGCAGTGAGAGACAG TATCTGACCACAGTCATCCCTTACGAGAAGAAAGGACATCCTCCCCCGATTGAAGACCTCCAGATCTTGACCAAGA TTCTGCAAGCTATGAGAGACGATAGCGACAAGGTGCCCAGCCTCCTAACAGACTACATTCTGAAAGGTGAGCTTtttggtgctttatattttaagggaAATAACATTGTAGTGAGATTCAGAACAATCCTGCGCTAG
- the fez2a gene encoding fasciculation and elongation protein zeta-2 isoform X4: protein MAAPIAHFDDDWPNLGDLSMVSEEGLLPQKGRAVVSAAAGHEAAPQSLLFGGDDDDDLHDSSFSPGENVGFRSMEDLVNDFDEKLSTCFQNFDAKTESIAPVAVIAEDTLLEKDEIWNTLTANYGHVMPVDWKQSCTRSLHIPTINLEEKPRKADVAAELSDDEELRDQLDMHSIIVSCLAEEPLFTAEQVIEEIEEMMQDSPEMEAEHNPSQSDLSMLSLDVQQHNSCPDYEERMRALSVAELNERLEETEMNIRRFSEELVQQLALRDELDFEKEVKNSFISALIDVQNRQKEYREALKKKKKLKGGAGTSQGLTEKTLASYLTTVIPYEKKGHPPPIEDLQILTKILQAMRDDSDKVPSLLTDYILKGELFGALYFKGNNIVVRFRTILR from the exons ATGGCTGCACCTATAGCACATTTCGACGATGACTGGCCGAACCTGGGTGATCTGAGCATGGTTTCAGAGGAAGGGTTGCTGCCGCAGAAAGGCCGCGCcgtcgtctccgccgccgccgggCACGAAGCAGCGCCGCAGTCGCTCCTGTTTggcggtgatgatgatgatgatctgcACGACAGCAGCTTCTCCCCGGGGGAAAACGTGGGATTCCGGTCCATGGAGGATCTGGTGAATGATTTTGATGAGAAGTTATCCACGTGCTTCCAAAATTTTGACGCCAAGACGGAGAGCATCGCTCCCGTGGCTGTGATCGCCGAGGACACGCTGCTGGAGAAAGACGA AATCTGGAACACTTTAACCGCTAACTATGGACATGTGATGCCGGTGGACTGGAAACAGTCTTGCACACGCTCCCTTCACATTCCCACAATCAACCTGGAGGAGAAACCC AGAAAGGCAGATGTCGCGGCGGAGCTGTCGGACGACGAGGAGCTCAGGGATCAGCTGGACATGCACTCCATCATTGTTTCCTGCCTCGCAGAGGAGCCCCTTTTCACAGCAGAGCAG GTTATTGAGGAGATAGAGGAAATGATGCAGGACTCTCCTGAAATGGAGGCAGAGCACAATCCGTCACAGTCGGACCTGTCGATGCTCTCTCTGGACGTCCAGCAGCACAACAGCTGCCCCGACTACGAGGAGA GGATGAGGGCCCTGAGTGTTGCGGAGCTGAACGAGCGTCTCGAGGAGACCGAAATGAACATCAGGAGGTTTTCAGAGGAGCTGGTTCAGCAGCTGGCTCTCAGGGATGAGCTGGACTTTGAGAAAGAGGTGAAGAACAGTTTCATCTCAGCCCTCATCGACGTGCAGAACCGGCAGAAGGAGTACCGCGAGGCgcttaagaagaagaagaagcttaaAGGCGGAGCTGGAACATCGCAGGGCCTCACAGAGAAAACACTTGCATCA TATCTGACCACAGTCATCCCTTACGAGAAGAAAGGACATCCTCCCCCGATTGAAGACCTCCAGATCTTGACCAAGA TTCTGCAAGCTATGAGAGACGATAGCGACAAGGTGCCCAGCCTCCTAACAGACTACATTCTGAAAGGTGAGCTTtttggtgctttatattttaagggaAATAACATTGTAGTGAGATTCAGAACAATCCTGCGCTAG
- the fez2a gene encoding fasciculation and elongation protein zeta-2 isoform X1 produces the protein MAAPIAHFDDDWPNLGDLSMVSEEGLLPQKGRAVVSAAAGHEAAPQSLLFGGDDDDDLHDSSFSPGENVGFRSMEDLVNDFDEKLSTCFQNFDAKTESIAPVAVIAEDTLLEKDEIWNTLTANYGHVMPVDWKQSCTRSLHIPTINLEEKPRKADVAAELSDDEELRDQLDMHSIIVSCLAEEPLFTAEQVIEEIEEMMQDSPEMEAEHNPSQSDLSMLSLDVQQHNSCPDYEERMRALSVAELNERLEETEMNIRRFSEELVQQLALRDELDFEKEVKNSFISALIDVQNRQKEYREALKKKKKLKGGAGTSQGLTEKTLASRFSMEGISSVIQNSFRQTFGSGCSERQYLTTVIPYEKKGHPPPIEDLQILTKILQAMRDDSDKVPSLLTDYILKGELFGALYFKGNNIVVRFRTILR, from the exons ATGGCTGCACCTATAGCACATTTCGACGATGACTGGCCGAACCTGGGTGATCTGAGCATGGTTTCAGAGGAAGGGTTGCTGCCGCAGAAAGGCCGCGCcgtcgtctccgccgccgccgggCACGAAGCAGCGCCGCAGTCGCTCCTGTTTggcggtgatgatgatgatgatctgcACGACAGCAGCTTCTCCCCGGGGGAAAACGTGGGATTCCGGTCCATGGAGGATCTGGTGAATGATTTTGATGAGAAGTTATCCACGTGCTTCCAAAATTTTGACGCCAAGACGGAGAGCATCGCTCCCGTGGCTGTGATCGCCGAGGACACGCTGCTGGAGAAAGACGA AATCTGGAACACTTTAACCGCTAACTATGGACATGTGATGCCGGTGGACTGGAAACAGTCTTGCACACGCTCCCTTCACATTCCCACAATCAACCTGGAGGAGAAACCC AGAAAGGCAGATGTCGCGGCGGAGCTGTCGGACGACGAGGAGCTCAGGGATCAGCTGGACATGCACTCCATCATTGTTTCCTGCCTCGCAGAGGAGCCCCTTTTCACAGCAGAGCAG GTTATTGAGGAGATAGAGGAAATGATGCAGGACTCTCCTGAAATGGAGGCAGAGCACAATCCGTCACAGTCGGACCTGTCGATGCTCTCTCTGGACGTCCAGCAGCACAACAGCTGCCCCGACTACGAGGAGA GGATGAGGGCCCTGAGTGTTGCGGAGCTGAACGAGCGTCTCGAGGAGACCGAAATGAACATCAGGAGGTTTTCAGAGGAGCTGGTTCAGCAGCTGGCTCTCAGGGATGAGCTGGACTTTGAGAAAGAGGTGAAGAACAGTTTCATCTCAGCCCTCATCGACGTGCAGAACCGGCAGAAGGAGTACCGCGAGGCgcttaagaagaagaagaagcttaaAGGCGGAGCTGGAACATCGCAGGGCCTCACAGAGAAAACACTTGCATCA CGCTTCAGCATGGAGGGGATCTCCTCTGTTATCCAAAACAGCTTCCGGCAAACTTTTGGGAGCGGGTGCAGTGAGAGACAG TATCTGACCACAGTCATCCCTTACGAGAAGAAAGGACATCCTCCCCCGATTGAAGACCTCCAGATCTTGACCAAGA TTCTGCAAGCTATGAGAGACGATAGCGACAAGGTGCCCAGCCTCCTAACAGACTACATTCTGAAAGGTGAGCTTtttggtgctttatattttaagggaAATAACATTGTAGTGAGATTCAGAACAATCCTGCGCTAG
- the fez2a gene encoding fasciculation and elongation protein zeta-2 isoform X3, giving the protein MAAPIAHFDDDWPNLGDLSMVSEEGLLPQKGRAVVSAAAGHEAAPQSLLFGGDDDDDLHDSSFSPGENVGFRSMEDLVNDFDEKLSTCFQNFDAKTESIAPVAVIAEDTLLEKDEIWNTLTANYGHVMPVDWKQSCTRSLHIPTINLEEKPRKADVAAELSDDEELRDQLDMHSIIVSCLAEEPLFTAEQVIEEIEEMMQDSPEMEAEHNPSQSDLSMLSLDVQQHNSCPDYEERMRALSVAELNERLEETEMNIRRFSEELVQQLALRDELDFEKEVKNSFISALIDVQNRQKEYREALKKKKKLKGGAGTSQGLTEKTLASRFSMEGISSVIQNSFRQTFGSGCSERQYLTTVIPYEKKGHPPPIEDLQILTKILQAMRDDSDKVPSLLTDYILKALV; this is encoded by the exons ATGGCTGCACCTATAGCACATTTCGACGATGACTGGCCGAACCTGGGTGATCTGAGCATGGTTTCAGAGGAAGGGTTGCTGCCGCAGAAAGGCCGCGCcgtcgtctccgccgccgccgggCACGAAGCAGCGCCGCAGTCGCTCCTGTTTggcggtgatgatgatgatgatctgcACGACAGCAGCTTCTCCCCGGGGGAAAACGTGGGATTCCGGTCCATGGAGGATCTGGTGAATGATTTTGATGAGAAGTTATCCACGTGCTTCCAAAATTTTGACGCCAAGACGGAGAGCATCGCTCCCGTGGCTGTGATCGCCGAGGACACGCTGCTGGAGAAAGACGA AATCTGGAACACTTTAACCGCTAACTATGGACATGTGATGCCGGTGGACTGGAAACAGTCTTGCACACGCTCCCTTCACATTCCCACAATCAACCTGGAGGAGAAACCC AGAAAGGCAGATGTCGCGGCGGAGCTGTCGGACGACGAGGAGCTCAGGGATCAGCTGGACATGCACTCCATCATTGTTTCCTGCCTCGCAGAGGAGCCCCTTTTCACAGCAGAGCAG GTTATTGAGGAGATAGAGGAAATGATGCAGGACTCTCCTGAAATGGAGGCAGAGCACAATCCGTCACAGTCGGACCTGTCGATGCTCTCTCTGGACGTCCAGCAGCACAACAGCTGCCCCGACTACGAGGAGA GGATGAGGGCCCTGAGTGTTGCGGAGCTGAACGAGCGTCTCGAGGAGACCGAAATGAACATCAGGAGGTTTTCAGAGGAGCTGGTTCAGCAGCTGGCTCTCAGGGATGAGCTGGACTTTGAGAAAGAGGTGAAGAACAGTTTCATCTCAGCCCTCATCGACGTGCAGAACCGGCAGAAGGAGTACCGCGAGGCgcttaagaagaagaagaagcttaaAGGCGGAGCTGGAACATCGCAGGGCCTCACAGAGAAAACACTTGCATCA CGCTTCAGCATGGAGGGGATCTCCTCTGTTATCCAAAACAGCTTCCGGCAAACTTTTGGGAGCGGGTGCAGTGAGAGACAG TATCTGACCACAGTCATCCCTTACGAGAAGAAAGGACATCCTCCCCCGATTGAAGACCTCCAGATCTTGACCAAGA TTCTGCAAGCTATGAGAGACGATAGCGACAAGGTGCCCAGCCTCCTAACAGACTACATTCTGAAAG CTCTGGTGTGA
- the ubxn11 gene encoding UBX domain-containing protein 11, with protein sequence MSSPLSMLKKTKRTPLQGLHNEQWSKQKVSFRRNLLKEIQAELVDESSDHSQTPAFEAVPSNSGAPLKKGSPPSNFELMSAMMQRVTLLEEMVKSQAREIEHKDKQISDLEKLSIWEKSGSTCGPRSRDDLERRCQQLQNQVHEMENFLNDYGLIWVGDKVTGDPAQQEMSGGRGFDMNFDLVLQRIRELNIFAGEGESFVQTTATGAQLATKDPIPLRLYRNGIVMFDGPFRSYQEHSTQQCMQDLMDGYFPSELQERFPDGVPFEVHDRRDEEFIFRLPWETFPGEGQTLCGEKAGSASALSSHLPGKKLTTEQFLNKLPKFLVKAGRVIDIRNSLRATLQGSSDAQSTSSVTLIDTPSLQAITEGPQAFSADQPPSARHVITLKVKSEDGDHTYTVKMCLSETVGDLRKYLDRHRGGRVPSYDIICAYPHCSFDDDGQTLQSCGLATNTTLLLRRRKHSPSLVEVNKAVQVTRSQSSRAPLGIHITDVHLTNLQDLCDDVSMDQTYLNNFVCNMTQPVVGVRHKLD encoded by the exons ATGAGCTCACCTTTGTCGATGCTAAAGAAAACCAAACGCACTCCACTGCAGGGCCTTCACAATGAGCAATG GAGCAAACAAAAAGTATCTTTCAGGAGGAATCTGCTAAAAG aaattcAAGCTGAATTGGTTGATGAATCGTCTGATCACTCTCAAACTCCGGCCTTCGAAGCTGTCCCCTCAAACTCCGGAGCTCCATTAAAGAAAG GGTCTCCTCCGAGCAACTTTGAGCTCATGTCTGCCATGATGCAACGAGTGACACTCCTAGAGGAAATGGTGAAGAGCCAGGCACGAGAGATAGAGCACAAG GATAAACAGATTTCAGATTTAGAGAAGCTGAGCATTTGGGAGAAATCAG GAAGCACATGTGGCCCGAGGAGCAGAGATGATCTTGAAAGAAGGTGCCAACAACTGCAAAATCAAGTGCATGAGATGGAG AACTTTCTGAATGACTATGGATTGATCTGGGTGGGTGATAAGGTGACCGGTGATCCTGCACAGCAAG AAATGTCCGGTGGCCGGGGCTTCGACATGAACTTTGACCTTGTGCTGCAGAGGATCAGAGAGCTGAACATCTTCGCAGGGGAAGGAGAGTCTTTCGTGCAAACGACAGCAACAGGAGCACAGCTCGCAACAAAGGATCCCATTCCACTGAGGCTCTACAGGAATGGCATTGTCATGTTTGATGGTCCTTTCCGCTCATATCAGGAGCACAGCACCCAG CAGTGCATGCAAGATCTGATGGATGGCTATTTTCCATCTGAGCTTCAAGAAAGATTTCCAGATGGCGTACCGTTTGAG GTTCATGACAGGCGAGATGAGGAATTCATATTCAGGCTCCCATGGGAAACATTTCCTGGTGAAGGACAGACCCTTTGTGGGGAGAAAGCTGGGTCAGCGAGCGCACTCAGCTCTCACTTACCCG GCAAGAAGCTGACCACGGAGCAGTTCCTGAACAAGCTGCCGAAGTTTTTGGTGAAGGCCGGCCGAGTGATTGACATCAGGAACTCGCTGAGAGCAACGCTGCAG GGCTCATCTGATGCGCAGAGCACCAGCTCAGTGACCCTCATAGATACACCATCACTGCAAGCGATTACTGAGGG ACCGCAGGCTTTCAGCGCCGACCAGCCACCCTCCGCCCGTCATGTCATCACTCTCAAGGTGAAGTCAGAAGACGGGGATCACACttacacagtgaaaatgtgcCTGTCAGAAACAGTCGGTGACCTGCGGAAGTATCTGGACAGACACAG AGGGGGTCGTGTGCCCAGTTATGACATCATCTGCGCATACCCGCACTGCAGCTTTGATGATGATGGCCAGACGCTGCAATCTTGCGGACTGGCAACAAATACCACTCTGCTGCTGCGACGGAGGAAACACAGTCCTTCACTGGTTGAAGTCAATAAAGCTGTTCAAG tgacgagatctcaatccagtagagcacctctGGGCATTCACATCACAGACGTGCATCTGACGAATCTGCAGGATTTGTGTGAtgatgtcagtatggaccagaCTTACTTGAATAATTTTGTGTGCAACATGACACAGCCTGTTGTGGGAGTAAGACACAAGCTGGACTGA
- the fez2a gene encoding fasciculation and elongation protein zeta-2 isoform X2, translating to MAAPIAHFDDDWPNLGDLSMVSEEGLLPQKGRAVVSAAAGHEAAPQSLLFGGDDDDDLHDSSFSPGENVGFRSMEDLVNDFDEKLSTCFQNFDAKTESIAPVAVIAEDTLLEKDEIWNTLTANYGHVMPVDWKQSCTRSLHIPTINLEEKPRKADVAAELSDDEELRDQLDMHSIIVSCLAEEPLFTAEQVIEEIEEMMQDSPEMEAEHNPSQSDLSMLSLDVQQHNSCPDYEERMRALSVAELNERLEETEMNIRRFSEELVQQLALRDELDFEKEVKNSFISALIDVQNRQKEYREALKKKKKLKGGAGTSQGLTEKTLASRFSMEGISSVIQNSFRQTFGSGCSERQYLTTVIPYEKKGHPPPIEDLQILTKILQAMRDDSDKVPSLLTDYILKVVCPT from the exons ATGGCTGCACCTATAGCACATTTCGACGATGACTGGCCGAACCTGGGTGATCTGAGCATGGTTTCAGAGGAAGGGTTGCTGCCGCAGAAAGGCCGCGCcgtcgtctccgccgccgccgggCACGAAGCAGCGCCGCAGTCGCTCCTGTTTggcggtgatgatgatgatgatctgcACGACAGCAGCTTCTCCCCGGGGGAAAACGTGGGATTCCGGTCCATGGAGGATCTGGTGAATGATTTTGATGAGAAGTTATCCACGTGCTTCCAAAATTTTGACGCCAAGACGGAGAGCATCGCTCCCGTGGCTGTGATCGCCGAGGACACGCTGCTGGAGAAAGACGA AATCTGGAACACTTTAACCGCTAACTATGGACATGTGATGCCGGTGGACTGGAAACAGTCTTGCACACGCTCCCTTCACATTCCCACAATCAACCTGGAGGAGAAACCC AGAAAGGCAGATGTCGCGGCGGAGCTGTCGGACGACGAGGAGCTCAGGGATCAGCTGGACATGCACTCCATCATTGTTTCCTGCCTCGCAGAGGAGCCCCTTTTCACAGCAGAGCAG GTTATTGAGGAGATAGAGGAAATGATGCAGGACTCTCCTGAAATGGAGGCAGAGCACAATCCGTCACAGTCGGACCTGTCGATGCTCTCTCTGGACGTCCAGCAGCACAACAGCTGCCCCGACTACGAGGAGA GGATGAGGGCCCTGAGTGTTGCGGAGCTGAACGAGCGTCTCGAGGAGACCGAAATGAACATCAGGAGGTTTTCAGAGGAGCTGGTTCAGCAGCTGGCTCTCAGGGATGAGCTGGACTTTGAGAAAGAGGTGAAGAACAGTTTCATCTCAGCCCTCATCGACGTGCAGAACCGGCAGAAGGAGTACCGCGAGGCgcttaagaagaagaagaagcttaaAGGCGGAGCTGGAACATCGCAGGGCCTCACAGAGAAAACACTTGCATCA CGCTTCAGCATGGAGGGGATCTCCTCTGTTATCCAAAACAGCTTCCGGCAAACTTTTGGGAGCGGGTGCAGTGAGAGACAG TATCTGACCACAGTCATCCCTTACGAGAAGAAAGGACATCCTCCCCCGATTGAAGACCTCCAGATCTTGACCAAGA TTCTGCAAGCTATGAGAGACGATAGCGACAAGGTGCCCAGCCTCCTAACAGACTACATTCTGAAAG TGGTTTGCCCGACATAG